Proteins from one Telopea speciosissima isolate NSW1024214 ecotype Mountain lineage chromosome 1, Tspe_v1, whole genome shotgun sequence genomic window:
- the LOC122648584 gene encoding actin-related protein 2/3 complex subunit 5A-like, with protein MAGQEGFVEAENAEAIIIRIEYKSRKIDSLFKQSKPVEAFKTALEGSPPKTKDERYKANWRVLHCAMMAIKMLTGMFSSLDPEHCDTLMKYLYKGLATADRPTCGQRLQIHEKLTQRTGLCCISITF; from the exons atggcaGGGCAAGAAGGTTTTGTGGAGGCAGAGAATGCAGAAGCAATCATAATTAGAATTGAGTACAAGTCCCGAAAGATCGATAGCTTATTCAAACA GTCTAAACCTGTTGAGGCCTTCAAGACCGCTCTCGAAGGCTCACCCCCGAAGACCAAAGACGAAAGATACAAA GCGAATTGGAGAGTGTTGCATTGTGCAATGATGGCCATAAAGATGTTGACGGGGATGTTCTCTTCATTGGATCCTGAGCACTGTGACACCCTCATGAA gTACTTGTATAAAGGTTTGGCTACGGCAGACCGCCCCACATGTGGACAGCGCCTGCAGATTCATGAAAAGCTAACCCAGAGAACTGGTTTATGTTGCATATCGATCACTTTCTGA
- the LOC122648583 gene encoding homeobox-leucine zipper protein HAT4-like, protein MMVEKEDLGLSLSLSTADSRNPLQLNLMPSSVSSSSPSPFLLQKNSWNEVFAHSDRNLEIYRGDARSFLKGIDVNRLPSTAECEEEAGVSSPNSTISSVSGKRSERDTNGEENEMERACSRGMSDEEDGDTSRKKLRLSKDQSAILEESFKEHNTLNPKQKLALAKQLNLRARQVEVWFQNRRARTKLKQTEVDCEFLKRCCENLTEENRRLQKEVQELRALKLSPQFYMHMTPPTTLTMCPSCERVAVSSTSSASASAAAASAPPWMALNNNNRLLRSTIVPSSSTHGLPLPSTTDPSMPLLPRS, encoded by the exons atgaTGGTTGAGAAGGAAGATCTAGGGTTGAGTTTGAGCTTAAGCACTGCGGATAGTCGTAATCCGTTACAGCTAAATCTCATGCCTTCCTCTGTTTCATCTTCGTCTCCTTCACCGTTCTTACTTCAGAAGAACTCCTGGAATGAAGTGTTTGCGCATTCAG ATCGGAACTTAGAAATTTACAGAGGGGACGCAAGGTCGTTCCTTAAAGGAATTGATGTGAACAGATTGCCATCAACCGCTGAATGCGAAGAAGAAGCCGGTGTCTCTTCTCCGAACAGTACAATATCCAGCGTGAGTGGAAAGAGAAGCGAGAGGGATACAAATGgagaagagaatgagatggagaGAGCATGTTCTCGTGGAATGAGTGACGAAGAAGACGGCGACACATCTAGGAAGAAACTCAGACTGTCGAAGGATCAATCCGCTATTCTCGAGGAGAGCTTCAAAGAACACAACACTCTTAACCCC AAGCAAAAGCTGGCGTTGGCGAAACAACTGAACCTTCGAGCTCGACAAGTGGAAGTTTGGTTCCAGAACAGGAGAGCAAG GACCAAGTTGAAGCAAACTGAGGTAGATTGTGAGTTCTTGAAGAGATGCTGTGAGAACCTAACGGAGGAAAACAGGAGGTTGCAGAAAGAGGTGCAGGAACTGAGGGCGCTTAAGCTGTCCCCGCAGTTCTACATGCACATGACCCCACCCACCACCCTCACAATGTGCCCTTCATGTGAGCGCGTTGCTGTCTCATCGACGTCTTCCGCCTCCGCCTCCGCCGCTGCTGCTTCGGCGCCGCCGTGGATGGcgctcaacaacaacaacagattGCTACGCTCCACCATCGTCCCATCCTCATCAACCCATGGGCTGCCTCTCCCATCCACTACCGACCCTTCGATGCCCCTTCTTCCTCGATCGTAA